In Pirellulales bacterium, a genomic segment contains:
- a CDS encoding DUF1570 domain-containing protein, whose protein sequence is MAGKLANLAAIGVVVYCSSALAAAPRMTMELVVDGQRVQGTPLSYSDRNVILLGRDGNLVEFAPSEAKDFRKLADNFAPYPPSVLTGKLAAEFGPGFEINGTQHFIVVHPRGQKHQWVGRFEEMFRSFEMYFSVRDFNLTRPEFPLVAIVFANADDFHHYAAKDGARLATGTIGYYSSTSNRVALYDLGDGKSNGDLWQQNFATVLHEASHQTAFNTGIHSRWSPPPRWVAEGLGTMFEAKGVGDSRSFPNEKDRINRGRLNDFKTLRTKRKPSTVLELLKSDAMFDRDPIRAYAEAWAFTFYLVEKMPRNYAKYLQKTASRPPFSPYPSGQRVKDFTDVFGENLALLDAQFLRFIDELK, encoded by the coding sequence ATGGCTGGGAAATTGGCAAATCTGGCTGCGATTGGCGTCGTCGTGTATTGCTCATCCGCACTGGCTGCGGCACCTCGGATGACGATGGAACTGGTCGTCGATGGCCAACGGGTACAAGGAACTCCGCTCAGTTATTCCGACCGCAATGTGATCTTGCTCGGTCGCGACGGCAACCTCGTCGAGTTTGCGCCGTCGGAGGCCAAAGACTTTCGCAAACTGGCCGACAACTTCGCCCCCTACCCGCCCAGTGTGCTCACCGGCAAGCTGGCAGCCGAATTTGGACCAGGCTTTGAAATCAACGGCACACAGCACTTCATTGTCGTCCATCCGCGCGGGCAAAAGCACCAATGGGTCGGGCGATTCGAAGAGATGTTTCGCTCGTTCGAAATGTACTTTAGTGTCCGCGACTTCAATTTGACGCGGCCAGAATTTCCACTCGTGGCGATTGTGTTCGCCAACGCCGACGACTTTCATCACTACGCCGCCAAAGATGGAGCGCGGCTAGCGACAGGCACGATTGGCTATTATTCGAGTACTTCCAACCGCGTAGCCCTTTACGATCTGGGGGACGGCAAATCGAATGGCGACCTGTGGCAACAAAACTTCGCCACGGTCCTCCATGAAGCCTCGCACCAGACGGCATTCAACACCGGTATTCATAGTCGGTGGTCGCCGCCGCCTCGCTGGGTGGCCGAGGGGCTGGGAACGATGTTCGAGGCCAAAGGGGTCGGCGATTCGCGGTCGTTTCCCAACGAGAAAGACCGGATCAATCGCGGCCGGCTGAACGATTTCAAAACGCTGCGGACCAAACGCAAGCCGTCGACGGTCTTGGAGCTGCTGAAATCCGACGCGATGTTCGATCGTGATCCGATTCGGGCGTACGCCGAGGCATGGGCATTTACATTTTACCTGGTCGAAAAGATGCCGCGGAATTACGCCAAATATTTGCAGAAAACCGCCTCACGGCCGCCATTTTCGCCCTATCCCAGTGGTCAGCGCGTGAAAGACTTCACCGATGTGTTTGGCGAGAATTTAGCGCTACTCGATGCGCAGTTCTTGCGGTTTATCGATGAACTAAAGTAG
- the fliQ gene encoding flagellar biosynthesis protein FliQ, with the protein MEPQDAVDLVREALMLALTVSAPVLAIGMIVGLAISLLQALTQVQEQTVALVPKLLAMLLVLALTLPWLLEQVVDYARQVWENIPGSL; encoded by the coding sequence ATGGAGCCTCAAGACGCCGTCGATTTGGTGCGCGAAGCGCTGATGCTGGCGCTCACGGTCAGCGCGCCGGTACTGGCCATCGGCATGATTGTCGGTTTGGCGATTTCGCTGCTTCAAGCGCTCACTCAAGTGCAAGAACAAACCGTCGCGCTGGTTCCCAAACTGCTCGCGATGCTCTTGGTGCTGGCGTTGACGCTGCCGTGGCTACTGGAGCAGGTCGTCGACTACGCGCGCCAGGTGTGGGAAAATATTCCAGGGTCGTTGTAA
- a CDS encoding FliM/FliN family flagellar motor switch protein, producing MLEHAAGTCVDGWQFTVVLGRCSIPLGEAQRLSAGQVMTLDEPTDSPVEIYAAGRLVARGELLTLDGRFCVRVTEVFAEQALPRAA from the coding sequence ATGCTTGAACACGCCGCTGGAACTTGCGTCGATGGCTGGCAATTCACCGTGGTGCTGGGGCGCTGCTCGATCCCGCTCGGCGAAGCGCAACGGCTGTCGGCAGGACAGGTCATGACGCTCGATGAGCCGACCGACTCACCCGTCGAGATCTACGCCGCTGGCCGACTCGTCGCGCGTGGCGAGTTATTGACGCTGGATGGTCGTTTTTGCGTGCGCGTGACCGAAGTGTTCGCCGAGCAGGCGCTTCCGCGCGCAGCGTGA
- the infA gene encoding translation initiation factor IF-1, with protein MGENQVPGELFVVDKPKEEALEVDGVVTQALANTRFYVQIEGGHIVTAHVAGRMRKNFIRIVPGDKVKVELSPYDLTKGRITFRER; from the coding sequence ATGGGTGAAAATCAGGTTCCCGGAGAATTGTTTGTGGTAGACAAGCCAAAAGAAGAAGCACTCGAAGTCGATGGTGTCGTCACCCAAGCGCTGGCGAACACGCGGTTCTACGTGCAAATCGAAGGTGGGCATATCGTGACAGCCCACGTCGCCGGGCGAATGCGGAAGAATTTCATCCGCATTGTGCCAGGAGACAAAGTCAAGGTGGAATTGTCGCCCTACGATTTGACGAAGGGCCGAATCACATTTCGCGAGCGCTAG
- a CDS encoding FAD-dependent monooxygenase: MTCNYTHQSCDVLVAGAGPVGLTAAMELTRHGLKCRIVDRMPLPSDKSKALVLWARTLELLENAGIADQFVAAGIYANGASIYGSNQRLLRIPMHADGTAFPRPLMLAQSETERLLNENLLRLGGKVERPVELTEMAEVDGGVEATLVHGDGHAEHVRASWLVGCDGAHSTVRKGLKLPFAGEFEPNDWLLADVQLEGPLATDEISAYWHSEGVLIFFPFAHNRFRVIADLGRAKSEAKTPDPTLDEVQSVVDRRGPIGVRLFNPVWLSGFRIHERKVSQYGVGRIFLAGDAAHVHSPAGGQGMNTGMQDAFNLAWKLALVHRQSAARAPREDESQLDHQLSGASARSVKCALLDSYTIERSAVGDMVLRNAGMFTKVATVHHPVLQFLRNHVISLVGKLSAVQERAISQLTELAIHYPDSPLNGDDPGAAWGDAVKPGDRLPDAELTDARTQNQVRLYEAIRGTEHDLLLLPTNDAAIEAMSKSADELIAAYQGGLRMTWIVPHIAVSERLADRGSAFTDVAGLLRRRLDLRDSAFLLVRPDKYIGFRGHATAWPSLRKHLAKYLCGHGQCGPSVPE, encoded by the coding sequence ATGACCTGCAATTACACTCACCAATCGTGCGATGTGCTGGTGGCCGGTGCCGGGCCAGTCGGCTTGACGGCGGCGATGGAACTGACGCGCCACGGGTTGAAATGCCGTATCGTCGATCGGATGCCGTTGCCTTCTGATAAATCGAAGGCACTGGTGCTGTGGGCTCGGACCTTGGAACTGCTCGAAAATGCCGGCATTGCCGACCAATTTGTCGCGGCGGGAATCTACGCAAATGGGGCCAGCATCTACGGCAGTAATCAGCGCCTACTGCGAATTCCCATGCATGCCGACGGCACGGCTTTCCCTCGGCCGCTGATGCTGGCGCAATCCGAAACGGAACGGCTGCTGAACGAAAACCTGCTACGGCTGGGGGGCAAGGTCGAACGGCCGGTGGAACTTACCGAAATGGCCGAAGTCGACGGGGGCGTCGAAGCGACGCTCGTTCACGGCGATGGCCACGCCGAGCACGTCCGCGCATCCTGGCTCGTCGGTTGCGACGGAGCGCACAGCACCGTGCGCAAGGGGTTGAAATTGCCATTTGCCGGTGAGTTCGAACCCAACGACTGGTTGCTCGCCGATGTGCAACTGGAAGGCCCGCTGGCGACCGACGAAATCAGCGCCTATTGGCACAGCGAAGGCGTATTGATTTTCTTTCCATTCGCCCACAACCGATTCCGCGTGATCGCCGATCTAGGTCGCGCCAAGAGTGAAGCGAAAACTCCCGATCCGACGCTCGATGAAGTGCAGTCGGTGGTCGATCGTCGTGGTCCAATCGGAGTTCGGCTCTTCAATCCCGTGTGGTTGTCGGGCTTCCGAATTCACGAACGAAAGGTGAGCCAATATGGAGTCGGACGAATTTTTCTTGCTGGCGATGCCGCGCACGTCCACAGCCCGGCCGGCGGACAAGGAATGAACACAGGAATGCAAGATGCGTTCAATTTGGCGTGGAAACTGGCGCTGGTACATCGCCAAAGCGCCGCTCGTGCCCCCCGAGAGGATGAATCGCAATTGGATCATCAACTCTCAGGCGCCTCTGCACGGAGCGTGAAGTGCGCATTACTCGACAGCTACACGATTGAACGTAGCGCCGTTGGCGACATGGTGCTGCGCAACGCCGGTATGTTCACAAAAGTAGCGACGGTCCATCACCCCGTGTTGCAGTTTCTGCGCAACCATGTAATCTCGCTGGTGGGTAAGCTGTCGGCCGTGCAGGAGCGCGCGATTTCGCAACTCACTGAATTGGCGATTCATTATCCAGATAGCCCGCTCAATGGCGACGATCCGGGAGCCGCCTGGGGCGATGCCGTGAAGCCGGGCGACCGCTTGCCCGATGCTGAGTTGACCGACGCACGGACCCAAAACCAAGTGAGATTGTACGAAGCGATCCGCGGCACAGAACATGATCTGTTGCTCTTGCCGACCAACGACGCTGCGATCGAGGCGATGTCAAAATCGGCGGATGAACTGATTGCTGCCTATCAAGGCGGCCTGCGAATGACCTGGATTGTGCCGCATATTGCCGTGAGCGAGCGACTGGCGGATCGAGGGAGCGCGTTCACGGACGTCGCTGGTTTGCTTCGCCGGCGACTGGACCTGCGCGATTCGGCCTTTCTCTTGGTGCGGCCAGATAAATACATCGGCTTTCGCGGCCACGCAACGGCATGGCCTTCGCTGCGGAAGCACCTTGCCAAGTACTTATGTGGCCACGGGCAATGTGGTCCCTCCGTACCAGAATAA
- a CDS encoding flagellar biosynthetic protein FliO, which translates to MLLPLAIVVACQADRCLAEGPLLPLNSTPHSARAASSDRAIQRATHIEPLREVDPRLRQPLSTTKLSPPSDENKSRRSGPLGAIFSVLGSLAIVLGIFFGVAWLVRRGLPRSGGRVPSGVIEVLGSASLAARSQMYVLRFGRKLLLVCISQGGVETLSEIEDAAEVERLIKLCQPQRSPADGAFDQVFGKLMRSTPAEQTAAGGGLAALAVRKKSVSDGEAKP; encoded by the coding sequence ATGCTCTTACCGCTGGCGATCGTTGTCGCGTGCCAGGCGGATCGATGTTTGGCCGAAGGGCCGCTGTTGCCGCTCAATTCCACACCTCATTCCGCACGTGCAGCGTCAAGCGACCGGGCCATTCAACGGGCGACTCACATCGAGCCGCTGCGCGAGGTCGATCCACGTTTGCGGCAGCCCTTATCTACGACAAAATTATCGCCACCCAGCGACGAGAACAAATCCAGGCGATCGGGTCCGCTAGGCGCAATATTTTCCGTCCTCGGCAGTCTCGCGATCGTGCTAGGAATCTTTTTTGGCGTTGCCTGGCTGGTGCGTCGCGGATTGCCACGCAGCGGCGGCCGCGTGCCGAGCGGAGTCATAGAAGTGCTCGGCAGTGCTTCCCTAGCCGCGAGAAGTCAGATGTACGTCCTGAGATTCGGCCGCAAACTATTGCTAGTCTGTATTTCGCAGGGCGGCGTCGAGACGCTTTCGGAAATCGAAGATGCCGCCGAAGTCGAGCGCCTGATCAAACTATGCCAGCCGCAGCGATCCCCCGCCGACGGCGCGTTCGACCAAGTTTTTGGTAAACTGATGCGCAGCACACCCGCCGAACAAACGGCTGCTGGCGGCGGCTTGGCAGCGTTGGCAGTGCGTAAGAAATCCGTATCTGACGGGGAGGCGAAACCATGA
- the fliP gene encoding flagellar type III secretion system pore protein FliP (The bacterial flagellar biogenesis protein FliP forms a type III secretion system (T3SS)-type pore required for flagellar assembly.): MNLRLRHQFGVAACVILCCASSQSWAQQASTEPARANIQAKLDLPEALAGGPQQWTSPEGLSSSLKTMLVLGVLSLVPAVLLMTTCFVRIAVVLGLLRQALGAPQLPPAQVTTALAMFLTLLTMWPVWKQTYDIAIVPYTEQQIGGADAWQRGTQPIRRFMSAQIERTGNSDDVWMFYKYLPLQTSQPQTYDDVPLQVLLPAFLLSELKTAFLIGFQIFLPFVVLDLVVASVITAMGMMMVPPALISLPFKLLLFVLVDGWHLVVEMLMQSFQPIA, translated from the coding sequence ATGAATTTGCGCCTCAGACATCAATTTGGCGTTGCCGCTTGCGTCATCCTCTGTTGCGCGTCGTCGCAGTCGTGGGCTCAGCAAGCTTCCACCGAACCGGCGCGAGCAAATATCCAAGCCAAACTCGATCTCCCCGAGGCGCTCGCCGGCGGCCCCCAACAGTGGACAAGCCCAGAAGGGCTGTCGTCGTCGCTCAAAACGATGCTTGTGCTGGGCGTGCTTAGTCTCGTGCCGGCAGTGCTGCTAATGACAACCTGCTTCGTGCGCATTGCCGTTGTTCTGGGGCTGTTGCGGCAAGCCCTCGGGGCACCGCAGCTTCCGCCTGCACAAGTTACGACGGCGCTGGCGATGTTTCTTACGCTGCTCACCATGTGGCCGGTTTGGAAACAAACATACGACATCGCCATCGTGCCCTACACCGAGCAGCAAATTGGCGGCGCAGATGCCTGGCAACGAGGAACGCAACCGATTCGCCGGTTTATGAGCGCTCAAATCGAACGCACTGGCAATAGTGACGACGTGTGGATGTTCTACAAATACCTGCCGTTGCAAACTTCGCAGCCGCAGACCTACGATGACGTGCCGCTGCAAGTGCTGTTGCCGGCGTTTTTATTGAGCGAGCTGAAAACGGCGTTCCTGATCGGCTTTCAGATCTTTCTACCGTTCGTCGTTCTCGACCTTGTCGTGGCCAGCGTGATCACGGCAATGGGCATGATGATGGTGCCGCCGGCGCTGATTTCGCTGCCCTTCAAGCTGCTGTTGTTCGTACTCGTCGATGGCTGGCATTTGGTGGTCGAAATGCTGATGCAAAGTTTTCAACCGATCGCGTAA
- the fliR gene encoding flagellar biosynthetic protein FliR → MTTAVYWTPLVTFLLVAARMAGMCLTAPLFGVRSLPWQVRLVLPAMLALTLTPMQWSAGMPDPSNVLGFSLHLAGEALIGAVLGVGLMLLLAGAQIAGQIISQMSGLSLAEVYGVDFEASAPLFSHLLYMLALTVYVIVGGHRMLIGAVLDSYVALPLGRVVAPPSLAMLLATLATESFSLGIRVAAPAVVALLLSTIAIGFITRTLPQINAFTIGLALNIAITFMALAASVGAMAWLFQEQIEPGIETILDAIRVGS, encoded by the coding sequence ATGACAACCGCCGTTTATTGGACTCCGCTGGTTACCTTTCTGCTTGTCGCCGCGCGGATGGCGGGAATGTGCCTTACCGCGCCACTGTTCGGGGTGCGCAGCCTGCCGTGGCAGGTGCGGCTGGTGCTGCCCGCGATGCTGGCGCTGACGCTGACGCCGATGCAGTGGTCGGCTGGCATGCCGGATCCTAGCAACGTGCTTGGTTTTTCGTTGCATCTGGCCGGTGAAGCGTTGATCGGCGCAGTGCTGGGCGTGGGCTTGATGCTGCTGCTGGCCGGCGCGCAAATCGCCGGACAAATCATCTCGCAAATGAGCGGCCTCTCGCTGGCTGAAGTGTATGGGGTCGATTTCGAAGCAAGCGCCCCGCTGTTTTCGCACTTGCTGTACATGCTGGCGCTGACGGTGTACGTGATCGTTGGCGGGCATCGGATGCTGATCGGCGCCGTCTTAGATAGCTATGTCGCGCTGCCGCTGGGTCGTGTGGTAGCGCCGCCGTCGCTTGCAATGCTGCTCGCGACATTGGCGACGGAGAGCTTTTCGCTCGGAATTCGCGTCGCAGCCCCGGCAGTGGTCGCGCTGCTGCTATCGACGATCGCGATTGGTTTCATCACCCGCACGCTGCCGCAAATCAACGCGTTCACGATCGGACTCGCGCTAAATATCGCGATCACGTTCATGGCGCTAGCGGCGTCGGTCGGCGCGATGGCTTGGCTGTTCCAGGAACAGATCGAGCCGGGCATAGAAACGATTCTCGACGCGATTCGCGTCGGTTCATAG
- a CDS encoding EscU/YscU/HrcU family type III secretion system export apparatus switch protein has product MADVAEKTVAPTQPRRDDARREGHVAHSHDLAAAALLVLGLLAISWLGERIVAFCGRFAQEHLGSQPWTLYVTGHSASDPLSVAADRGQSLLIEIVLAIAPLLGVLFVAAMVANLAQTGFRWLPERLAPDVGRINPLAGLRRVFSLGGGERLGMALLKLACVLLVAYISLWQQREVIVNAAALELSPLAAWIVEIVYWTCLKIAVALLALAIGDYGYQRWKLERDLRMTPQELREETRNQQGDPQVLSRRKTIQRQQGIDRLVAAVPQAKFVVTFGRQLAVAIAYDPATMPAPRVVAKGAGDVAERICGVADKHGVPSIERRTLAESLYRQIGFNQPISDELFDPVARILAEIYQLNGQSLMRRAA; this is encoded by the coding sequence ATGGCCGACGTTGCGGAAAAAACCGTTGCTCCCACTCAGCCTCGACGCGACGATGCGCGGCGCGAGGGGCATGTTGCCCACAGCCACGACTTAGCGGCAGCAGCGCTGCTCGTTCTCGGCCTGCTGGCAATCTCTTGGCTCGGCGAGAGAATTGTCGCATTCTGTGGCCGTTTCGCGCAGGAACATCTCGGCAGCCAACCGTGGACTTTGTATGTCACGGGCCATTCTGCGTCCGATCCGTTGTCTGTCGCTGCCGATCGTGGCCAATCGCTGCTGATCGAGATCGTTTTGGCAATCGCTCCGTTGCTGGGTGTGCTGTTTGTCGCTGCGATGGTCGCGAATCTTGCCCAAACCGGCTTTCGCTGGCTGCCCGAGCGGCTCGCACCCGATGTCGGACGTATCAACCCGCTGGCCGGTCTGCGTCGAGTTTTTTCCCTTGGTGGCGGCGAACGCCTAGGGATGGCGCTGCTGAAGTTGGCCTGCGTCCTACTGGTGGCGTATATCAGTCTTTGGCAGCAGCGCGAAGTGATCGTCAATGCGGCAGCGCTCGAACTATCGCCACTTGCTGCCTGGATTGTCGAGATCGTCTATTGGACATGCCTCAAAATTGCCGTTGCCTTGCTAGCACTTGCTATCGGTGACTATGGCTATCAGCGCTGGAAGCTTGAGCGCGACTTGCGGATGACGCCTCAAGAGCTGCGCGAAGAGACTCGCAACCAGCAAGGCGATCCGCAGGTGCTTTCGCGGCGGAAAACGATCCAGCGTCAGCAAGGCATCGACCGCTTGGTGGCCGCCGTGCCGCAGGCAAAATTCGTCGTCACATTCGGTCGGCAATTGGCCGTGGCCATTGCCTACGACCCGGCGACAATGCCTGCGCCCAGAGTAGTTGCCAAAGGGGCGGGCGATGTGGCCGAACGCATTTGCGGCGTGGCCGACAAGCACGGCGTTCCAAGCATCGAGCGCCGCACTCTCGCGGAATCGCTCTACCGTCAAATTGGCTTCAATCAGCCCATCTCCGACGAACTATTCGATCCGGTCGCCAGAATTTTGGCGGAAATCTACCAGTTGAACGGCCAGTCGCTCATGCGCCGGGCGGCCTGA
- the fliJ gene encoding flagellar export protein FliJ, which produces MMHTSHFRFDQVHQFRRSVREQRRLELLEVQRAEDQLACQIAQLHDELQSIRSQARSVVRPGQLDLSQLRHAQRYEQSLRSELSQAQRRCQTLAAEVEHRRQALVAAEQEVKLLDRLQEQQRVRRRLDLARREAKLHDELAMVANFARIDS; this is translated from the coding sequence ATGATGCACACCTCCCATTTCCGCTTCGATCAAGTTCATCAATTCCGCCGCAGCGTTCGCGAACAACGGCGGCTCGAATTGCTAGAAGTGCAGCGTGCCGAAGACCAACTTGCCTGCCAGATTGCGCAACTGCATGATGAACTACAGTCGATCCGCTCGCAGGCTCGATCCGTCGTTCGTCCCGGCCAATTGGATCTGAGTCAATTGCGACATGCGCAGCGATACGAGCAGTCGCTGCGCAGCGAACTATCCCAGGCTCAACGTCGTTGCCAAACGTTGGCCGCCGAAGTCGAGCACCGCAGGCAGGCGCTCGTCGCGGCCGAGCAAGAGGTAAAGCTGTTAGATCGGCTGCAAGAACAGCAACGGGTTCGACGCCGTCTCGATCTGGCCCGCCGAGAAGCAAAATTGCATGACGAGTTGGCCATGGTCGCCAACTTTGCGCGAATTGATAGCTAA
- a CDS encoding FliI/YscN family ATPase, whose protein sequence is MFDLLEQLDEITPAGVQGSVVRVTGMTVAVADFPAPLGSVVEIDRDSSQAICGEVVGFRDDQTIVYPLGDLRGLRRGHRVRLVRSSRRLPVGEALLGRVVDANCRAVDARPQPVLTERVHASRRPPPAMQRPRIDQPLSTGIRAIDSLVTCGKGQRLGIFAGSGVGKSVTLGMMARYTSAAVNVIALVGERGREVSEFIERDLGPAGLARSVVVVATSDEPALRRIQAAQTATAIAEYFRDAGRDVLLMMDSLTRFAMAQREIGLAAGEPPTARGYPPSVFAMLPQLLERAGRSSGGSITGFYTVLVEADDPQEPISDAVRGLLDGHIWLSRKLASQAHWPAIDVLESISRTMPDITTKQHRNAAQTIRELLAAYRDHEDLIAIGAYRRGANRKVDVAIDMLDDCQRFLRQSLEERTTLDASQAALISLHEAARSKLLS, encoded by the coding sequence ATGTTCGACCTGCTTGAACAACTCGATGAGATTACTCCAGCGGGAGTTCAAGGCAGTGTCGTGCGAGTCACCGGCATGACCGTGGCCGTCGCTGATTTTCCTGCGCCACTTGGGAGCGTCGTCGAGATCGATCGCGACAGTTCCCAAGCGATTTGTGGCGAAGTCGTTGGCTTTCGCGACGATCAAACGATCGTCTATCCGCTGGGAGACTTGCGTGGATTGCGGCGCGGTCATCGGGTGCGATTGGTTCGGTCGTCGCGCCGATTGCCGGTTGGCGAAGCGCTGCTAGGACGAGTCGTCGATGCCAATTGCCGCGCCGTCGATGCCCGACCGCAACCGGTGCTGACGGAACGCGTTCATGCCAGCCGCCGTCCGCCGCCGGCGATGCAGCGACCGCGCATCGATCAGCCGCTCAGTACCGGCATTCGCGCAATCGACTCACTGGTGACTTGCGGTAAAGGGCAGCGACTGGGGATTTTCGCCGGTTCCGGAGTGGGAAAAAGTGTCACCCTTGGAATGATGGCCCGTTATACATCGGCCGCCGTCAATGTGATTGCATTGGTCGGCGAGCGCGGACGTGAGGTGAGCGAATTCATCGAGCGCGACTTAGGGCCGGCCGGCCTGGCGCGCAGCGTCGTCGTGGTGGCCACCAGCGATGAACCTGCGCTGCGACGCATTCAAGCTGCTCAAACCGCCACGGCGATTGCCGAATATTTTCGCGACGCCGGCCGCGATGTCTTGCTGATGATGGATTCACTGACGCGCTTCGCGATGGCCCAGCGAGAGATTGGCCTGGCCGCCGGCGAGCCGCCGACTGCGCGCGGCTATCCGCCGTCGGTATTTGCGATGTTGCCGCAATTGCTGGAGCGGGCCGGTCGCTCCTCCGGCGGTAGCATCACGGGTTTTTATACCGTCCTGGTCGAGGCCGACGATCCACAGGAGCCAATCAGTGATGCCGTGCGCGGACTACTCGATGGCCACATTTGGCTGTCGCGAAAGCTCGCCTCGCAAGCCCACTGGCCGGCGATCGACGTGCTGGAAAGCATCAGCCGCACGATGCCCGACATCACCACAAAACAGCATCGCAACGCCGCACAAACGATACGCGAATTGCTGGCAGCCTACCGCGATCACGAAGATCTAATTGCGATCGGTGCCTATCGCCGCGGCGCGAATCGCAAAGTCGACGTCGCCATCGACATGCTCGACGACTGCCAGCGGTTTCTGCGGCAATCCCTGGAAGAGCGAACGACGCTCGATGCGTCGCAAGCTGCCTTGATCTCACTGCACGAAGCGGCGCGGAGCAAACTATTGAGCTGA
- a CDS encoding CPBP family intramembrane metalloprotease, giving the protein MSHELTPQSSPNQPPGALPPEAGYCRYCQAPLSAFYYFCLACGTPYKPFDSVITPDRPRQLSNEELVRLKAPQVATVFWTYLATIIGVGVFSYVLFREERPDLQLFLNELGVLAVTCVFGWRYRQLLAVQFKRFGFDHYQAWIAIALTPPLLGLNLLYHDWIMHLARNKHDMFQELRDIGISEGTMVLMFCVVPAILEEIAYRGLVQHWLQAALAPWRALVVASFLFAITHLSVISCPYLFLVGCLLGWAKQKTGSLYPSMLIHFVHNFVVIEYFPRA; this is encoded by the coding sequence GTGTCGCACGAACTCACCCCACAATCATCGCCGAATCAGCCGCCAGGCGCTTTGCCGCCTGAGGCCGGATATTGCCGTTATTGCCAGGCCCCACTGTCGGCGTTTTATTATTTTTGCCTTGCCTGCGGCACACCGTACAAACCGTTCGACTCGGTCATCACGCCCGACCGGCCACGCCAGCTTTCCAATGAAGAATTGGTGCGGTTGAAAGCACCGCAGGTGGCCACGGTATTTTGGACCTATTTGGCCACCATTATCGGCGTAGGAGTGTTTTCCTACGTGCTGTTTCGCGAAGAGCGGCCTGACCTGCAATTGTTTTTGAACGAATTGGGTGTGCTCGCGGTCACCTGCGTATTCGGCTGGCGATATCGTCAATTGCTGGCCGTCCAATTTAAGCGGTTCGGATTCGACCACTACCAGGCATGGATCGCCATTGCGCTGACTCCGCCGCTGCTGGGACTGAACTTGCTGTATCACGACTGGATCATGCACCTGGCTCGCAACAAGCACGACATGTTCCAAGAGCTGCGCGACATCGGGATTTCCGAAGGAACGATGGTGCTGATGTTTTGCGTTGTTCCGGCGATTCTCGAAGAGATTGCCTACCGCGGATTGGTGCAGCATTGGCTGCAAGCCGCGTTGGCCCCGTGGCGGGCATTGGTCGTGGCGTCGTTTTTGTTTGCCATCACGCATTTATCGGTCATTAGCTGCCCCTACCTGTTTTTGGTAGGATGCCTGCTGGGATGGGCAAAGCAAAAAACCGGCAGCTTGTATCCATCGATGCTCATCCATTTCGTGCATAATTTCGTCGTGATTGAATACTTCCCACGGGCCTGA
- a CDS encoding P-II family nitrogen regulator, giving the protein MKKIEAIIRHFKLEEVKDALQAKGVQGMTVTEVRGFGRQKGHTETYRGAEYAVDFLPKVKLEVVVDDGAAQGVIDTIVSASRTGQVGDGKIFVTPLSDVIRIRTGETNAAAV; this is encoded by the coding sequence ATGAAAAAGATCGAAGCAATTATCCGTCACTTCAAGCTGGAAGAAGTGAAAGACGCGCTGCAAGCGAAGGGCGTGCAGGGCATGACCGTGACCGAGGTTCGCGGTTTCGGACGACAAAAGGGCCATACCGAGACCTATCGCGGAGCGGAATACGCCGTCGATTTTCTTCCCAAGGTGAAGCTGGAAGTCGTCGTAGACGACGGCGCGGCCCAGGGCGTGATCGATACGATCGTTTCCGCCTCGCGAACCGGGCAGGTCGGCGACGGCAAGATCTTTGTCACACCCTTGTCCGATGTAATCCGCATCCGCACCGGAGAAACGAACGCGGCAGCCGTCTAA